One genomic region from Nilaparvata lugens isolate BPH chromosome 3, ASM1435652v1, whole genome shotgun sequence encodes:
- the LOC120350177 gene encoding alsin-like isoform X2, with the protein MVDGLDIEFVSLVQYGEKRTPQRRLLRDSKTHALTLHNASRFSNHWFILLSDAFVHISGATQTIHSLDTLWVEPAQDTDNSQNGLLITTPEDSLQLVAPSAHEKVDWMVALQDALKKRLSRSPVPTVRNASYTFTKHAPTRMPPIWAVGCRASWKARADWNGRMGAGMWVCSGATSCMGPDACTRPTTASMTDSGETDCRTDTDAPNTRTVTCMKATTRTV; encoded by the exons GACGCCACAACGACGTCTACTGCGCGATTCCAAGACGCATGCGCTGACCCTGCACAATGCCTCTCGATTCAGTAACCACTGGTTCATACTTCTGTCGGATGCATTTGTGCACATTTCGGGCGCCACGCAGACCATCCACTCGCTCGACACTCTGTGGGTCGAACCTGCTCAGGATACCGATAATTCACAG AACGGGCTGCTAATAACCACACCGGAAGACAGCCTTCAGCTGGTGGCGCCATCTGCCCACGAGAAGGTGGACTGGATGGTGGCGTTGCAGGATGCTCTCAAGAAGAGGTTGAGCCGAAGTCCGGTGCCTACTGTTAGAAACGCCTCCTATACGTTCACCAAACATGCACCTACAAGGATGCCACCTATATGG GCCGTTGGGTGTCGGGCAAGCTGGAAGGCAAGGGCAGACTGGAATGGACGGATGGGCGCTGGTATGTGGGTATGTTCAGGTGCAACCAGTTGCATGGGCCCGGACGCATGCACACGCCCAACCACTGCGAGTATGACGGACAGTGGCGAGACGGACTGCAGAACGGATACGGATGCACCAA ATACCAGAACGGTGACGTGTATGAAGGCTACTACAAGGACGGTCTAG